DNA sequence from the Leptospirillum ferrooxidans C2-3 genome:
TGCAATGGGTTTGGAAAAATGATCTGGAGAGACTTTCATCTAGTTTTTGGCCTGATCGACCAGACGGCTTTTCCCGATCCAGGGCATCATGGAACGGATCTCGTTACCGACCTTTTCAATGGGATGGTTCTGTCCGGACTTTTCAAGAGCCTGAAAAACCGGTCTTCCAGCTTTATTCTCAAGGATAAACTCCTTGGCAAACTGTCCGGACTGGATTTCATGGAGTATTTTTTTCATTTCGGCCTTGGTTTCCGAGGTAATGATTCTCGGGCCTCTTGTCAGATCTCCATATTCTGCGGTGTTGCTGATCGAGTATCGCATATTGGAAATTCCGCCTTCATAAATCAGATCGACAATAAGCTTGACCTCGTGAAGACATTCAAAGTAGGCCATTTCAGGGGCGTATCCTGCTTCCGTCAGTGTTTCAAAACCTGCTGTGATGAGTGCGGTCAATCCTCCACACAAGACAACCTGCTCACCAAAAAGGTCTGTCTCGGTCTCTTCACGGAAGGTTGTTTCAAAAATTCCGGGACGACCGCCACCAATGGCTCCTGCGTAAGAAAGGGCGAGATCTTTTGCGGTCTTGGTCGCATCCTGATGGATGGCAATGAGGGCAGGAACTCCAGAGCCCTTTTGGTATTCGGAAC
Encoded proteins:
- the ilvC gene encoding ketol-acid reductoisomerase, with the translated sequence MNKKISYESDLNLKLIQGKKVAIIGFGSQGHAHALNLRESAVSVEIGLRPGASWTKAEGFGFKPVTVSEAVKKADFVMILLPDELQGDIYRDEIRPNLRPGMTLAFGHGFNIHFGQITPPKDVDVMLIAPKGPGHLVRSEYQKGSGVPALIAIHQDATKTAKDLALSYAGAIGGGRPGIFETTFREETETDLFGEQVVLCGGLTALITAGFETLTEAGYAPEMAYFECLHEVKLIVDLIYEGGISNMRYSISNTAEYGDLTRGPRIITSETKAEMKKILHEIQSGQFAKEFILENKAGRPVFQALEKSGQNHPIEKVGNEIRSMMPWIGKSRLVDQAKN